One Fusobacterium nucleatum genomic window carries:
- a CDS encoding phage virion morphogenesis protein translates to MAFRTITRINIKRIKLSTRPLMMLISKDIKAVIQSRFRNSMGPDESHWAGVNNRTGKPLLITGSLMRSFKSSYTSNTAIVGTNDIRARLHQFGGTIKAKNKPYLHFKIKDKWVKVKEVKIKARPFNGFNQELFERYKTMVASYLRQELKENLGGKQ, encoded by the coding sequence ATGGCATTTAGAACTATTACAAGAATAAACATAAAAAGGATCAAATTATCTACTAGACCTTTGATGATGTTGATTAGTAAAGATATAAAAGCAGTTATACAAAGTAGATTTAGAAATTCAATGGGACCAGATGAATCACATTGGGCAGGTGTAAATAATAGAACTGGAAAACCTTTATTAATTACAGGTAGTTTAATGAGAAGTTTTAAAAGCTCTTATACAAGTAATACAGCTATTGTAGGAACAAATGATATAAGAGCTAGACTACATCAATTTGGAGGAACTATAAAAGCAAAGAATAAGCCTTACTTGCATTTTAAAATAAAAGATAAATGGGTAAAGGTAAAAGAAGTAAAAATCAAAGCTAGACCATTTAACGGCTTCAATCAAGAATTATTTGAAAGATATAAAACAATGGTTGCTAGTTATTTAAGACAAGAATTAAAAGAAAACTTAGGAGGTAAACAGTGA
- a CDS encoding DUF935 family protein, with protein sequence MEKIKIKGRQMIEQFTKVLFSEISETNELLEQSTVDEMLKDINIATLIGKINRAVAARELIVGTNDINLTDKANEIQERFNIAKFNRIFKHILTARYYGYSLFEKVYDENYNLSSLVFIPQKFVNYDTKEGWYINASNTKEYINKDKYFLCIYERDVANKKGKSIFDRCFQSYIDKKMYSGQLRGLAKKYGESIIFFGYDDTEEETEVKKKAEEIKKVQGTEQTVIGVPTSMGIALKDSLYILDLKDIDPTIYMKMHDWEYEKLTQYLLGGTLTINNGGGKGSYGLGEIHKEGFDEVIEDCCNFITDKLQELLYYDAYFFGYDYRNFYFKLEKTKNRDEIIDYEMKREDLKAKQLANQEKGEIKNKDSDIDGI encoded by the coding sequence ATGGAGAAGATAAAAATTAAAGGCAGGCAGATGATAGAACAATTTACAAAGGTTTTATTTTCTGAAATATCTGAAACAAATGAGTTGTTAGAACAATCAACAGTTGATGAGATGTTAAAGGATATAAATATAGCTACTTTAATTGGAAAGATTAATAGAGCAGTCGCAGCAAGAGAATTAATTGTTGGAACTAATGATATTAATTTAACTGATAAAGCTAATGAAATTCAAGAAAGATTTAATATAGCTAAGTTTAACAGAATATTTAAACATATATTAACTGCTAGATATTATGGATACAGCTTATTTGAAAAAGTCTATGATGAAAACTATAATTTATCTTCACTTGTGTTTATACCTCAGAAGTTTGTCAACTATGATACAAAAGAAGGTTGGTATATAAATGCTAGTAATACAAAAGAATACATCAATAAAGATAAATATTTTTTATGTATTTATGAAAGAGATGTAGCAAATAAAAAAGGCAAAAGCATATTTGATAGATGTTTTCAATCCTATATTGATAAAAAAATGTATTCAGGGCAATTAAGAGGCTTAGCAAAAAAATATGGAGAGAGCATAATTTTCTTTGGATATGATGATACAGAGGAAGAAACTGAAGTAAAAAAGAAAGCTGAAGAAATAAAAAAAGTGCAAGGAACTGAACAGACTGTTATTGGTGTTCCAACATCAATGGGGATAGCTTTAAAAGATAGTTTATATATCTTAGATTTAAAAGATATAGACCCAACAATTTATATGAAAATGCACGATTGGGAGTATGAAAAATTAACTCAATACTTACTTGGTGGAACTTTAACAATTAATAATGGTGGAGGCAAAGGAAGCTATGGACTAGGAGAAATACATAAAGAGGGCTTTGATGAAGTTATTGAAGATTGTTGTAATTTCATAACTGATAAACTACAAGAGCTTTTGTATTATGATGCATACTTCTTTGGTTATGATTATAGAAATTTCTATTTTAAATTAGAAAAAACTAAAAATAGAGATGAAATAATTGACTATGAAATGAAAAGAGAGGACTTAAAAGCAAAACAATTAGCTAATCAAGAAAAAGGAGAAATAAAAAACAAGGATAGTGATATAGATGGCATTTAG
- a CDS encoding PBSX family phage terminase large subunit codes for MIDTLYTKKQMEALKLFKKNFFMLTLHGAKRSGKTVVDNDLFLLELKRVKQKANELKIKEPLYILTGNSLGTIERNILNELRNKYGIKFHINKFNEFKLLGVKVCMFGHGKTIDMDRIRGMTAFGAYINEGTTASEVAFKEIISRCSVEGARIIMDTNPEDPEHYIKKDYIDKADGERLIEINFSLYDNTFLSQEYIKNMELVTPSGVFFDRNIKGMWTTADGAVYQDFNKSKHLIMDISQYDFIDYVVGIDWGYEHYGAICLFGITSNNEFVLLKTIRKQYQEIDYWIDELKTIKAEYGNIQMYADSARPEYVMRCRKEKLKVFNGDKAVLSGIEKVASLIKQNKLLIYDSEDFLKEIYKYVWDKKNGQPQKKNDDLMDAIRYAIYSYKEKKEFKIISV; via the coding sequence ATGATTGATACTCTATATACAAAAAAACAAATGGAAGCTTTAAAATTATTTAAAAAAAATTTCTTTATGCTTACATTACATGGAGCTAAAAGAAGTGGTAAGACTGTTGTTGACAATGATTTATTTTTACTAGAATTAAAAAGAGTTAAACAAAAAGCTAATGAATTAAAAATCAAAGAGCCTTTATATATTTTAACTGGAAATAGTTTAGGAACTATTGAAAGAAATATTTTAAATGAATTAAGGAATAAATATGGAATAAAGTTTCATATAAATAAATTTAATGAGTTTAAATTATTAGGAGTAAAAGTTTGTATGTTTGGGCATGGGAAAACTATTGACATGGATAGAATAAGAGGTATGACAGCTTTTGGAGCTTATATCAACGAAGGGACAACGGCAAGTGAAGTAGCATTCAAAGAAATAATAAGTCGTTGCAGTGTTGAAGGTGCAAGAATAATAATGGATACTAACCCAGAAGATCCAGAACACTATATAAAAAAAGATTATATAGATAAAGCAGATGGAGAAAGATTAATAGAAATTAATTTTAGTCTATATGACAATACATTTTTATCACAAGAATATATAAAAAACATGGAGCTAGTAACACCATCTGGAGTATTCTTTGATAGAAATATAAAAGGTATGTGGACCACAGCAGATGGTGCAGTTTATCAAGATTTTAATAAATCTAAACATCTTATTATGGATATATCTCAATATGATTTTATAGATTATGTTGTAGGCATTGACTGGGGATATGAACACTATGGGGCTATATGTCTATTTGGAATAACAAGTAATAATGAATTTGTATTACTTAAAACAATAAGAAAGCAATATCAAGAAATTGACTATTGGATAGATGAGTTAAAAACAATAAAAGCAGAATACGGAAATATTCAAATGTATGCTGACAGTGCTAGACCAGAATATGTAATGAGATGTAGAAAAGAAAAACTAAAAGTTTTTAATGGGGATAAGGCAGTATTGTCGGGTATTGAAAAAGTAGCTTCTCTCATAAAACAAAATAAACTTTTAATTTATGATAGTGAAGATTTTTTAAAAGAGATTTATAAATATGTCTGGGATAAAAAAAATGGGCAACCACAAAAGAAAAACGATGATTTAATGGATGCTATAAGATATGCCATTTATAGTTATAAAGAAAAGAAAGAATTTAAAATCATTTCAGTGTAG
- a CDS encoding helix-turn-helix domain-containing protein — translation MITIAKSKYETDVKPRLVEIEAWKRDGLTDEQICKNLGISVDTFYRYKAKYSEFSEAIKKGKEVADIEVENALFKRAIGYTYKEITKEVKDIDGKKSTFIKEITKAVPGDVAAQIFWLKNRKSNNWKDKRENENDDTKLIEVLDKLEEKL, via the coding sequence GTGATAACAATTGCTAAAAGTAAATATGAAACAGATGTTAAACCAAGACTTGTAGAAATAGAAGCTTGGAAAAGAGATGGATTAACAGATGAACAGATATGCAAAAACTTAGGTATTAGTGTTGATACATTTTATAGATACAAGGCTAAATATTCTGAGTTTTCAGAGGCAATAAAAAAAGGTAAAGAAGTAGCAGACATAGAAGTTGAAAATGCTTTATTTAAAAGAGCAATAGGATATACATATAAAGAAATAACAAAAGAGGTAAAAGATATAGATGGAAAGAAATCAACTTTTATAAAAGAAATAACAAAAGCAGTCCCTGGAGATGTAGCAGCTCAAATATTTTGGTTAAAAAATAGAAAATCAAACAATTGGAAAGATAAAAGAGAAAATGAAAATGATGATACTAAATTAATTGAAGTATTAGACAAGCTGGAAGAAAAATTATAG
- the folE gene encoding GTP cyclohydrolase I FolE, giving the protein MGNINAVTQTDENTIKVEKGIINLLIALGENPEREGLKDTPKRVVKAFKEMTSGYSVDINEILSKTFTSDNNNEVEIENIQFNSLCEHHMLPFIGTVKVKYTPKNGKVVGLSKIPRVVEAFAKRLQIQEKMTKEIAEAIQNNLDCAGVYVEVEARHMCMELRGIKARGSKTKTVYKTGCYLRGDNNC; this is encoded by the coding sequence ATGGGAAATATCAATGCAGTTACACAAACTGATGAAAATACAATAAAAGTTGAAAAAGGAATAATAAATCTTTTAATTGCATTAGGAGAAAATCCAGAAAGAGAAGGATTAAAAGATACTCCAAAGAGAGTAGTAAAAGCATTTAAAGAAATGACATCTGGATATAGTGTAGATATAAATGAAATATTATCTAAGACTTTTACAAGTGATAACAATAATGAAGTTGAAATAGAAAATATCCAATTTAATTCTTTGTGTGAACATCATATGTTGCCATTTATTGGAACTGTAAAAGTTAAGTATACTCCAAAGAATGGTAAAGTTGTAGGACTATCTAAAATACCAAGAGTAGTTGAAGCATTTGCTAAAAGATTACAAATACAAGAGAAGATGACAAAAGAAATAGCAGAAGCAATACAAAATAATTTAGATTGTGCAGGAGTATATGTTGAAGTTGAAGCTAGACACATGTGTATGGAACTAAGAGGAATAAAAGCAAGAGGGAGCAAAACAAAGACAGTATATAAGACAGGATGTTATTTAAGAGGTGATAACAATTGCTAA
- a CDS encoding 7-carboxy-7-deazaguanine synthase QueE, whose product MKIVEIFKSIQGEGSNFGKQVIFIRLGNCNLKCSWCDTDWKKYKELTIQEIMEEISKYNCKNVIITGGEPTISNLTSLLKELKDKGYWIAIETNGTNNIGYEYIDYIATSPKFIYGSKIIKLKKANEVRIVVDTDNKIDFITFCINIRNKIKAKKYFLSPVEIDGEFKNLVLLGEIKQKLKERGAGEWEISMQLHKLMKIQ is encoded by the coding sequence ATGAAAATAGTAGAAATCTTTAAAAGCATTCAAGGAGAGGGAAGCAATTTTGGAAAGCAAGTTATATTTATAAGGCTAGGAAATTGTAATTTAAAATGTTCTTGGTGTGATACTGACTGGAAGAAATACAAAGAATTAACAATACAAGAGATTATGGAAGAAATATCAAAATATAATTGCAAGAATGTAATTATAACAGGTGGAGAGCCTACAATTAGTAATTTAACTTCTTTATTAAAAGAGTTAAAAGATAAAGGTTACTGGATAGCAATTGAAACTAACGGAACTAATAACATTGGTTATGAGTATATAGATTATATTGCTACATCTCCAAAATTTATATATGGATCTAAAATTATAAAATTGAAAAAAGCTAATGAAGTGAGAATAGTTGTAGATACAGATAATAAAATAGACTTTATAACATTTTGTATCAACATCAGGAATAAGATAAAAGCAAAAAAATATTTTTTATCACCAGTAGAAATAGATGGAGAATTTAAAAACTTAGTCCTATTAGGAGAGATAAAACAAAAGTTAAAAGAGAGAGGAGCAGGAGAATGGGAAATATCAATGCAGTTACACAAACTGATGAAAATACAATAA
- a CDS encoding 6-carboxytetrahydropterin synthase produces MEIINKEFKFDTAHILPNHYEQCKNLHGHTYKLIVSCIGEHKTDSSSECMIIDFSKLKKIVEENIINMFDHAFILGAGNEEVEKDIKIVLMKHNLKFVDLGCRSTAENISKYIFNKLKPILKSENIELIKITLYETETSYIEYTEL; encoded by the coding sequence ATGGAAATAATAAATAAAGAGTTTAAATTTGATACTGCTCATATACTACCTAATCATTATGAACAATGTAAAAATTTACATGGACATACTTATAAATTAATAGTTAGTTGTATTGGAGAACATAAAACTGATTCAAGTTCTGAATGTATGATTATAGATTTTTCTAAGTTAAAAAAAATAGTAGAAGAAAACATTATAAATATGTTTGACCATGCTTTTATTTTAGGTGCAGGAAATGAAGAAGTTGAAAAAGATATAAAAATAGTTTTAATGAAACATAATTTAAAATTTGTTGATTTAGGTTGTAGAAGTACAGCAGAAAACATATCAAAATATATTTTTAATAAGTTAAAGCCTATTTTAAAGAGTGAAAACATAGAGCTTATTAAAATCACTCTATATGAAACAGAAACATCTTACATTGAGTATACGGAGTTATAA
- the queC gene encoding 7-cyano-7-deazaguanine synthase QueC: protein MKALVLSSGGIDSTTCLALAIKKYGVNNVISVSIDYGQKHNKELICAEEIGRFYRIKHITLNLKEIFKYSNNALMQDSTKEVPKDSYAEQLRKTEIVDTYVPFRNGLFLSAISSLALAINNNERTDIYIGVHLDDAAGRAYADCTKEFIETISKAISLGTYEKIKIITPFVYSNKAEIVKVGLNLKAPYHLTWSCYQGGEKQCGECATCIDRKNAFKINEAIDPVRYKR, encoded by the coding sequence ATGAAAGCATTAGTTTTAAGTAGTGGAGGAATAGACAGTACAACTTGCCTTGCACTAGCTATAAAGAAATATGGAGTAAACAATGTAATTTCTGTATCAATAGATTATGGGCAAAAACATAATAAAGAACTTATTTGTGCAGAAGAAATAGGAAGATTTTATAGAATAAAACACATAACATTAAACTTAAAAGAAATTTTTAAATATAGTAATAATGCTTTAATGCAAGATAGTACAAAAGAAGTTCCAAAAGATAGCTATGCAGAACAATTAAGAAAAACAGAAATAGTTGATACTTATGTACCTTTTAGAAATGGATTATTTTTATCAGCAATTTCATCATTGGCATTAGCAATAAATAACAATGAAAGAACAGACATTTATATAGGAGTACATTTAGATGATGCAGCTGGAAGAGCTTATGCAGATTGCACAAAAGAATTTATAGAAACTATTTCAAAAGCAATTAGTTTAGGAACATATGAAAAAATAAAGATAATAACACCATTTGTTTATAGTAATAAAGCTGAAATTGTAAAAGTAGGTTTAAATTTAAAAGCACCATATCATCTAACTTGGAGTTGTTATCAAGGTGGAGAAAAACAATGTGGAGAATGTGCAACTTGTATAGATAGAAAAAATGCTTTTAAAATAAACGAAGCCATTGATCCTGTCAGATATAAGAGGTAA
- a CDS encoding ParB/Srx family N-terminal domain-containing protein: MKELKIINKNIEEIKEYENNAKEHPDWQIEQIANSIQEFGFNDPIAINADNQVIEGHGRLLAAKQLGLTEIPCIVLDGLTEVQERAYIIAHNKTTMNTDFDLDRLQYELNALKVENFDLSLTGFSEYETKNLLQETEEIDFNEYVTDEEKKPKEKRCPHCGELL, translated from the coding sequence ATGAAAGAATTAAAGATTATAAATAAAAATATAGAAGAAATAAAAGAATATGAGAACAATGCAAAGGAACACCCAGATTGGCAAATTGAACAGATAGCTAATTCTATACAAGAGTTTGGATTTAATGACCCAATAGCAATTAATGCAGATAATCAAGTCATTGAGGGACACGGTAGATTATTAGCAGCCAAACAATTAGGATTGACTGAAATACCTTGTATTGTCTTAGATGGACTTACAGAAGTTCAAGAAAGAGCATATATCATAGCTCACAATAAAACTACAATGAATACTGATTTTGATTTAGATAGATTACAGTATGAGTTGAATGCTCTGAAAGTAGAAAACTTTGATTTAAGTTTAACAGGTTTTAGTGAGTATGAAACTAAAAATTTATTACAAGAAACAGAAGAAATTGATTTTAATGAATATGTCACAGACGAGGAGAAAAAACCAAAAGAAAAAAGATGTCCTCACTGTGGGGAGTTACTATGA
- a CDS encoding VRR-NUC domain-containing protein has translation MKETDYQRVIIDYLTMLEKQNKLWFQRTNNTAIYDPVGKKFRSLSKGQKKGFPDIIVFTKGRTIGLEIKTPIGRQSAEQKIMEQKMKEQGAEYYVVKSLEEVKKIIN, from the coding sequence ATGAAAGAAACAGATTATCAAAGAGTAATTATTGATTATTTAACAATGCTGGAAAAGCAAAATAAACTATGGTTTCAAAGAACAAATAATACAGCAATTTATGATCCAGTAGGCAAAAAATTTAGAAGCCTTTCAAAAGGTCAAAAAAAAGGATTTCCTGACATAATAGTTTTTACAAAAGGCAGAACAATAGGACTTGAAATAAAAACACCAATAGGGCGACAATCAGCCGAACAAAAGATAATGGAACAAAAGATGAAAGAACAAGGGGCTGAATATTATGTCGTTAAGAGTTTAGAAGAAGTTAAAAAGATTATAAATTAA
- a CDS encoding ATP-binding protein, producing MCVTSIKELAEKIKNNDFTFIEKKTLEVLENGDTVLKKCEVCGEVTEYKTPQGYTFSRDCACVRSYRKQAKLKRFKDLSITDRNAGSNIFSNAQIDKSNAEEREIYKELYKYAEDFNIEKHGYIFAGGVGTGKTFLANCVCNMLNEKGFSVLSFSLGAYFNRIRKNIDEEESFISVVKDVDLLFIDDLGSEYINRENGKMWAEEKIFRLFDERYRAGKPIIITTNLKVGELKEHLKINGDDKIYDRLKEMCKYIEFNWKSKRKLKI from the coding sequence ATGTGTGTAACAAGTATAAAAGAACTAGCAGAAAAAATAAAAAATAATGATTTTACTTTCATAGAAAAAAAAACACTGGAAGTATTAGAAAATGGAGATACAGTCTTAAAAAAATGTGAAGTTTGTGGAGAAGTTACAGAGTATAAAACTCCTCAAGGTTACACATTTAGTCGTGATTGTGCTTGTGTGAGAAGCTACAGAAAACAAGCTAAATTGAAAAGATTTAAAGACTTGTCTATAACTGACAGAAATGCAGGGAGTAATATTTTTTCTAATGCTCAAATAGATAAATCTAATGCAGAAGAAAGAGAAATCTACAAAGAGTTATACAAGTATGCAGAGGATTTTAACATAGAAAAGCACGGATATATCTTCGCAGGAGGAGTAGGAACAGGTAAAACATTCCTAGCAAATTGTGTTTGTAATATGTTAAATGAAAAAGGCTTTTCAGTTTTAAGTTTCTCATTAGGAGCATATTTTAACAGAATTAGAAAAAACATAGATGAGGAAGAAAGTTTTATATCTGTGGTTAAAGATGTGGACCTTTTATTTATTGATGACTTAGGTAGTGAGTATATCAATAGAGAAAACGGCAAGATGTGGGCAGAAGAAAAGATTTTTAGATTATTTGATGAAAGATACAGAGCAGGAAAGCCAATTATAATTACAACTAATCTGAAAGTTGGAGAACTTAAGGAACATCTAAAAATTAATGGAGATGACAAGATTTATGACAGATTAAAGGAAATGTGCAAATATATAGAGTTTAATTGGAAAAGCAAAAGAAAATTAAAAATATAG
- a CDS encoding conserved phage C-terminal domain-containing protein, whose translation MSSSYFVLNKQIVKAIGIEAGFLLTTLIEASDGLANEDGWFYKTSPSLEEETGLSNHKQSKIIEELTKLGILEQENKGMPMKRYFRINFNKIEELVLKTQDLKNSNASIKENEKQGFKNFESKDLKNSNACIEKISNNKEYINNNLNKELNNNIYKEAVDYLNEKAGTKYKSNSKNTTKHIKARLNDGYTLEDFKSVIDKKCSEWLNTDMEKYLCPDTLFGSKFEKYLNQKINGPKINKNTQSNAAAQDIKWGD comes from the coding sequence ATGTCAAGTAGTTATTTTGTTTTAAATAAACAAATAGTTAAAGCAATAGGAATAGAAGCAGGGTTTTTATTAACAACTTTAATAGAAGCTAGTGATGGACTTGCTAATGAAGATGGTTGGTTTTATAAAACTTCTCCATCTTTGGAAGAAGAAACAGGGCTTTCTAATCATAAGCAAAGTAAAATTATTGAAGAATTGACAAAATTAGGTATCCTTGAACAAGAAAATAAAGGAATGCCGATGAAGAGATATTTTAGAATTAATTTTAATAAAATAGAGGAGTTAGTTTTAAAAACACAGGATTTAAAAAATTCAAATGCAAGTATTAAAGAAAATGAAAAGCAAGGTTTTAAAAATTTTGAAAGCAAGGATTTAAAAAATTCAAATGCATGCATTGAAAAAATTTCAAACAATAAAGAATATATAAATAATAACTTAAATAAAGAACTTAATAATAATATATATAAAGAGGCTGTTGACTATTTGAATGAGAAAGCAGGAACAAAATATAAATCTAATTCTAAGAACACTACTAAACACATAAAAGCTAGGCTAAATGATGGTTATACATTAGAAGATTTTAAAAGTGTTATAGATAAAAAATGCTCTGAGTGGCTAAATACTGATATGGAGAAGTATTTATGCCCAGATACTCTTTTTGGATCTAAGTTTGAAAAATACTTAAATCAAAAAATAAATGGACCTAAGATTAATAAAAATACTCAAAGTAATGCTGCAGCACAAGATATAAAATGGGGGGATTAG
- a CDS encoding DUF2513 domain-containing protein: MNLDCIRDILLEVEEKLFISVERNVKWGGEGYYPYDDFEIIVSSHLSSHNDLKYLSKYSPDKIEENSVILSKYGFLKEHINLVNRYELTPEGHLFLADIKNDENWLKIKEISDKIGFSSLDSIKEIISYLRKSLINDCFITHI; this comes from the coding sequence ATGAATTTAGATTGCATAAGAGACATTCTACTAGAAGTAGAAGAAAAACTATTTATCTCAGTTGAAAGAAATGTTAAATGGGGTGGAGAAGGATATTATCCATATGATGATTTTGAAATTATAGTTTCAAGTCATCTTTCTAGTCATAATGATTTAAAATATCTATCTAAATATAGTCCAGATAAAATTGAAGAAAATTCTGTGATATTAAGTAAATATGGTTTTCTAAAAGAACATATTAATCTAGTAAATCGTTATGAACTAACTCCTGAAGGTCATTTATTTTTAGCTGATATTAAGAATGATGAAAATTGGCTAAAAATAAAAGAAATCTCTGATAAAATAGGTTTTTCTTCTCTTGATAGTATTAAAGAAATTATCTCTTATTTAAGAAAATCACTTATTAATGATTGTTTCATTACTCATATCTAA
- a CDS encoding transcriptional regulator: MKELKLKNQITSLELLDQINLFRKEEYKEKLKNNTLTEAQKKRGKAVKLEHYDLLDIIRDEFEKEITDGKISVSEYKDTTGRKLPMFILTLNQAKQVLLRESKYVRRAIITYIEVLEQAIIDKAKSEWLLTRQQGKLVRREETDVIQELIEYAKRQGSEHSDKLYMTYSKLVNSLVGIKANSRDKVDFGILMIIRQLEDMFTRVIASSMENELHYKEIYKICKNQGTQLIEIISGNVRTLGYIN, from the coding sequence ATGAAAGAATTAAAATTAAAAAATCAAATAACAAGTTTGGAGTTATTAGATCAAATAAATCTTTTTAGAAAAGAAGAGTATAAGGAAAAGTTAAAAAATAATACTCTTACAGAAGCTCAAAAGAAAAGAGGAAAAGCCGTTAAGTTAGAACATTATGACTTGCTTGACATAATAAGAGATGAATTTGAGAAAGAAATCACTGACGGAAAAATTTCGGTCAGTGAATACAAAGATACAACAGGAAGAAAATTACCTATGTTCATCTTAACTCTTAATCAAGCTAAGCAAGTTTTGTTGAGAGAAAGTAAATATGTTAGAAGAGCGATTATAACTTATATAGAAGTTTTAGAACAAGCAATAATAGACAAAGCTAAAAGTGAATGGTTGCTAACAAGGCAACAAGGAAAGTTAGTAAGAAGAGAAGAAACAGATGTTATCCAAGAATTAATAGAGTATGCAAAAAGACAAGGAAGTGAACATTCAGATAAGTTATATATGACTTATAGTAAGTTAGTAAATTCACTTGTTGGAATAAAAGCAAATTCAAGAGATAAAGTTGATTTTGGAATATTGATGATAATAAGACAATTAGAAGATATGTTTACAAGAGTGATAGCAAGTTCAATGGAAAATGAACTGCACTACAAAGAAATCTATAAAATTTGTAAAAATCAAGGAACACAACTTATAGAAATAATTAGTGGTAATGTAAGAACTCTTGGATATATAAATTAA